A single genomic interval of Oncorhynchus mykiss isolate Arlee chromosome 13, USDA_OmykA_1.1, whole genome shotgun sequence harbors:
- the LOC118938329 gene encoding aquaporin-8-like produces the protein MTEGTMELGDMGTSLMASDSKKVPVQPPNKFERLVQPCLAELVGTMFFVFIGCVSVIENVEAAGRLQPALVHGLAVAVMVACMAEISGSHFNPPFTIAIYLCGGMKLNMVGPYLISQLIGGVLGASMSKLMTTTENYSKAQGAAFALLQSQDQLWGALFGEIAMTCLVTMVVLLGAVNAKSSSPMVPFMVGCTVIINILAGGDVSGTCLNPARALGPAIVANYWTYHWVYWVGPITGGLVAAALVRLLLGDRKTRILMK, from the exons ATGACAGAAGGGACAATGGAACTGGGTGACATGGGGACATCCCTGATGGCATCAGACTCTAAGAAAGTACCGGTCCAGCCTCCCAACAAGTTTGAGCGCCTGGTCCAGCCGTGTCTGGCTGAGCTGGTGGGGACCATGTTCTTTGTGTTCATCGGCTGTGTGTCGGTCATAGAGAACGTGGAGGCAGCAGGGAGGCTGCAGCCAGCTCTGGTCCATGGTCTGGCTGTGGCAGTCATGGTGGCGTGCATGGCAGAGATCAG CGGCTCCCATTTTAACCCACCGTTTACCATTGCTATCTACCTGTGTGGAGGCATGAAGCTGAATATGGTGGGGCCCTACCTCATCAGTCAGCTCATAGGGGGTGTGCTAGGTGCTTCCATGTCAAAG CTGATGACCACAACAGAGAACTACTCCAAGGCCCAGGGGGCAGCCTTTGCCCTGCTGCAATCACAAGATCAGCTGTGGGGGGCTCTGTTTGGGGAGATAGCCATGACCTGCCTGGTCACCATGGTGGTGCTGCTGGGGGCGGTCAACGCCAAGAGTAGCAGCCCCATGGTTCCCTTCATGGTGGGCTGTACTGTCATCATCAACATCCTGGCTGG TGGAGATGTGTCTGGAACCTGTCTGAACCCGGCCAGAGCCCTGGGTCCTGCTATAGTGGCCAACTACTGGACCTACCACTGGGTTTACTGGGTAGGACCCATCACTGGTGGACTGGTGGCTGCTGCACTGGTTAG ACTACTGCTTGGAGACCGGAAGACACGTATTCTCATGAAGTAA
- the LOC110486811 gene encoding meteorin-like protein, protein MSPTLRLIFMYVLFLCCLSPCAADLCNWSGSGLAREAEANSRTVQQVRLRCTEGSVEWVYPGQALRVVLEPNLSSARHTTVCIKPFRSFNGASVYIERAGELDLLMTDGGRPEQVFCFPADGPQKPAIFLLANPQRDISQRAVGFRYELLGNRTTANNLGQSVLQASCRPCNDTELLLAICSSDFVVRGSIRNVSHNAERQTSLVEVSEGRVYRQRSGVFERHTGTIGVPGSSSSWHGHIHTLLQCHIKPGGGEFLFTGTEHFGEAWLGCAPRYKDFMSLYQSAWAARQNPCEFPLD, encoded by the exons ATGTCGCCAACTCTAAGGCTGATTTTCATGTATGTACTGTTCCTCTGCTGTTTGTCTCCCTGCGCGGCAGACCTATGCAACTGGAGTGGAAG TGGTTTGGCGCGTGAGGCTGAGGCTAACTCGCGAACTGTGCAGCAGGTGCGGCTGCGTTGCACAGAGGGTTCGGTGGAGTGGGTCTACCCGGGCCAGGCGCTTCGGGTCGTCCTGGAACCCAACCTGTCCTCTGCGCGACACACAACGGTCTGCATCAAACCGTTCCGCAGCTTCAACGGTGCCAGCGTCTACATCGAGCGGGCTGGGGAACTTGACCTGTTGATGACGGATGGAGGGCGGCCGGAGCAGGTGTTCTGTTTCCCGGCGGACGGACCTCAGAAGCCAGCCATCTTCCTCCTGGCGAACCCGCAGAGGGATATCAGCCAACGCGCAGTAGGCTTCAGATATGAGTTGCTGGGCAATCGGACCACTGCGAACAACCTCGGCCAAAGTGTGTTGCAGG cTAGCTGCCGTCCCTGCAATGACACAGAGCTCCTCCTGGCCATCTGCAGCAGTGACTTTG TGGTTCGCGGCTCCATCAGGAACGTATCCCACAATGCTGAGCGGCAGACATCGTTGGTGGAGGTCTCAGAGGGGAGGGTGTACCGGCAGCGTAGCGGGGTGTTCGAGCGCCACACTGGCACCATAGGGGTTCCCGGTTCCAGTTCCTCATGGCACGGTCACATCCACACACTGTTACAGTGTCACATAAAGCCTGGGGGCGGAGAGTTCCTATTCACAGGGACAGAACACTTTGGGGAGGCCTGGCTGGGTTGTGCCCCCCGCTATAAAGACTTCATGTCCCTCTACCAATCAGCTTGGGCGGCTCGTCAGAACCCCTGTGAGTTCCCGCTGGACTGA